One window of Burkholderia thailandensis E264 genomic DNA carries:
- a CDS encoding DUF3443 domain-containing protein, with protein MRFQHTLIRWLGALSLAAATVALVAACGGGGDGGSNASVNTGSGGGNTSAGGGSTSGSGGSGGSGGSGGTPLASNQAAITVSTGVATIVNMPTVSVTICAPGTSTCQTIGNVLVDTASYGLRIVNTAASGVLGSLPVSSVSGGSLVECGKFVTSYTWGTVRTADVRIAGEQASSLPVQIIGDLGSSGVPTSCSNGNTPSNTAADLGANGILGIGPAPYDCGSNCTTSTLYSNYYACPNGNASCQVTTVPLAQQVTNPVPRFATDNNGVIVAMNPPSGGSATGTLTFGINTQANNALPAGVTKLTSTTWGDLTGTLLGRAITRTFFDTGSNAYFFDTGGSTAVSLPVCSNNSSFYCPSSMQTTTATVVGLNGAQASPSISVGNANSLFSSYGSAVPNLGGPFGDTRVLDFGLPHFFGKTLYFGMDLTGSGGPAPYVAF; from the coding sequence TTGCGCTTCCAACATACTCTGATTCGCTGGCTCGGCGCGCTGAGCCTCGCCGCGGCCACGGTCGCGCTCGTCGCCGCGTGCGGCGGCGGCGGCGACGGCGGCTCGAACGCGTCGGTGAATACCGGCTCCGGCGGCGGCAACACGTCCGCGGGCGGCGGCTCGACCAGCGGCTCCGGCGGCTCGGGCGGTTCCGGTGGCTCGGGCGGCACGCCGCTCGCGTCGAACCAGGCGGCGATCACCGTCAGCACGGGCGTCGCGACCATCGTCAACATGCCGACCGTCAGCGTGACGATCTGCGCGCCCGGCACATCGACGTGCCAGACGATCGGCAACGTGCTCGTCGACACCGCGTCGTACGGGCTGCGCATCGTCAACACCGCGGCGTCGGGCGTGCTCGGCAGCCTGCCTGTATCGAGCGTGAGCGGCGGCTCGCTTGTCGAGTGCGGCAAGTTCGTGACGAGCTACACGTGGGGCACCGTGCGCACCGCCGACGTGAGGATCGCCGGCGAGCAGGCAAGCTCGCTGCCGGTCCAGATCATCGGCGACCTCGGCTCGTCCGGCGTGCCGACCTCGTGCTCGAACGGCAACACGCCGTCGAACACCGCGGCCGACCTCGGTGCGAACGGCATTCTCGGGATCGGGCCCGCACCGTACGACTGCGGCTCGAACTGCACGACGTCGACGCTCTACAGCAACTATTACGCGTGCCCGAACGGCAACGCGAGCTGCCAGGTCACGACGGTGCCGCTCGCGCAGCAAGTCACCAATCCGGTGCCGCGCTTTGCGACCGACAACAACGGCGTGATCGTCGCGATGAACCCGCCGTCGGGCGGCAGCGCGACGGGCACGCTGACGTTCGGGATCAACACGCAGGCGAACAACGCGCTGCCGGCAGGGGTGACGAAGCTCACGTCGACGACTTGGGGCGACTTGACCGGCACGCTGCTCGGCCGCGCGATCACGAGGACGTTCTTCGACACCGGCTCGAATGCATACTTCTTCGATACGGGCGGCAGCACGGCGGTCTCGCTGCCCGTGTGCAGCAACAATTCGTCGTTCTACTGCCCGTCGAGCATGCAAACGACGACGGCCACCGTCGTCGGCCTGAACGGCGCGCAGGCGTCGCCGTCGATCTCGGTCGGCAACGCGAACTCGCTGTTTTCGTCGTACGGATCGGCGGTGCCGAACCTGGGCGGCCCGTTCGGCGATACGCGGGTGCTCGACTTCGGCCTGCCGCATTTCTTCGGCAAGACGCTGTACTTCGGGATGGACCTGACGGGCAGCGGCGGTCCGGCGCCGTATGTCGCGTTCTGA
- a CDS encoding protein-glutamate methylesterase/protein-glutamine glutaminase: MQKKIKVLCVDDSALIRSLMTEIINSQPDMEVCATAPDPLVARELIKQHNPDVLTLDVEMPRMDGLDFLEKLMRLRPMPVVMVSSLTERGSEITLRALELGAVDFVTKPRVGIRDGMLEYAEKLADKVRAASRARVRQNPQPHAAAAAAAHGQTAAAAPLINNPLVSTEKLIIVGASTGGTEAIREVLTPLPPDAPAVLIAQHMPPGFTRSFAQRLNGLCRISVKEAEHGERVLPGHAYIAPGHAHLLLARSGANYIAHLSDDPPVNRHRPSVDVLFRSAAQHAGKNALGVILTGMGRDGAAGLLEMKKAGAYTFAQDEASCVVFGMPREAIAMGGVDDVAPLSDMSRRIMARLASMGDRVQRV, encoded by the coding sequence GTGCAGAAGAAAATCAAAGTGCTGTGCGTCGACGATTCGGCGCTGATCCGCAGCCTGATGACCGAAATCATCAACAGCCAGCCCGACATGGAGGTGTGCGCAACGGCGCCCGATCCGCTCGTGGCGCGTGAGCTGATCAAGCAGCACAACCCGGACGTGCTGACGCTCGACGTCGAAATGCCTCGGATGGACGGCCTCGACTTCCTCGAAAAGCTGATGCGCCTGCGGCCGATGCCGGTCGTGATGGTTTCGTCGCTGACCGAGCGCGGCTCGGAGATCACGTTGCGCGCGCTCGAGCTGGGCGCGGTCGACTTCGTGACGAAGCCGCGCGTCGGGATTCGCGACGGGATGCTCGAATACGCGGAAAAGCTGGCCGACAAGGTGCGCGCGGCGTCGCGCGCGCGCGTGCGCCAGAATCCGCAGCCGCACGCGGCCGCGGCGGCCGCCGCGCACGGCCAGACCGCCGCCGCCGCGCCGCTCATCAACAATCCGCTCGTCAGTACCGAGAAGCTGATCATCGTCGGCGCGTCGACGGGCGGCACCGAGGCGATCCGCGAAGTGCTGACGCCGTTGCCGCCCGACGCGCCCGCCGTGCTGATCGCGCAGCACATGCCGCCCGGCTTCACGCGCTCATTCGCGCAGCGCCTGAACGGGCTGTGCCGGATCTCGGTGAAGGAAGCGGAGCACGGCGAGCGCGTGCTGCCGGGCCACGCGTACATCGCGCCCGGCCACGCGCACCTGCTGCTCGCGAGAAGCGGCGCGAACTACATCGCGCACCTGTCGGACGATCCGCCCGTCAATCGCCATCGCCCGTCGGTCGACGTGCTGTTCCGCTCGGCCGCACAGCACGCGGGCAAGAACGCGCTCGGCGTGATCCTGACGGGGATGGGCCGCGACGGCGCGGCCGGGCTGCTTGAAATGAAAAAGGCGGGCGCGTATACATTCGCGCAGGACGAGGCGAGCTGCGTCGTGTTCGGAATGCCGCGCGAGGCGATCGCGATGGGCGGCGTCGACGACGTCGCGCCCCTTTCCGACATGAGTCGCCGTATCATGGCGCGCCTCGCGTCGATGGGCGATCGCGTGCAGCGCGTGTAA
- the cheZ gene encoding protein phosphatase CheZ, with translation MNEPIDVAVAGANADERLADAADLASDRILARIGQLTRTLRDSMRELGLDKHVEKAAEVVPDARDRLRYVVAMTEQAAERVLTAIEIAKPVQERLQQEAAALDARWAKWYETPIERAEVRGLMDDTRAFLRALPDATGATNAQLLEIMLAQDFQDLTGQVIKKIMDMVYLIEQQLLNVLVENIAPERREQFAATAAALAAEQAGGAMTPESLLNGPQINPEGKADVVQDQAQVDDLLASLGF, from the coding sequence GTGAACGAGCCGATTGATGTGGCAGTTGCCGGCGCGAACGCCGACGAACGCCTTGCCGACGCCGCCGATCTGGCGAGCGACCGTATTCTCGCGCGCATCGGCCAGCTGACGCGCACGCTGCGCGACTCGATGCGCGAGCTGGGGCTCGACAAGCACGTCGAGAAGGCGGCGGAGGTCGTGCCGGACGCCCGCGATCGGCTGCGCTACGTCGTCGCGATGACCGAACAGGCGGCCGAGCGCGTGCTGACCGCGATCGAAATTGCGAAGCCCGTGCAGGAGCGTCTGCAGCAGGAAGCCGCGGCGCTCGACGCGCGCTGGGCGAAGTGGTACGAGACGCCGATCGAGCGCGCGGAAGTGCGCGGCCTGATGGACGACACGCGCGCGTTCCTGCGCGCGCTGCCGGACGCGACGGGCGCGACCAACGCTCAATTGCTCGAGATCATGCTTGCGCAGGACTTCCAGGATCTGACGGGCCAGGTGATCAAGAAGATCATGGACATGGTCTACCTGATCGAGCAGCAACTGTTGAACGTACTGGTCGAGAACATCGCGCCCGAACGCCGCGAGCAGTTCGCCGCGACGGCCGCCGCGCTTGCCGCCGAGCAGGCGGGCGGCGCGATGACGCCGGAATCGCTGCTCAACGGGCCGCAGATCAATCCGGAAGGAAAGGCAGACGTTGTGCAGGATCAGGCCCAAGTCGACGATCTGTTGGCAAGTCTGGGATTTTGA
- a CDS encoding DUF2844 domain-containing protein: protein MRSSRFRRIAATAAGFMCAWLAAPAQAGLGGAPMTPPAADTAATVRSMQRSLHAAGGAATVAVGYTVRETTLGSGTVVREYVSTAGTVFALSWQGPVTPNLSDLLGTYFPQYEAGVKASRAARGPRAPAAIDTGGLVVHTGGHMGSYSGQAWLPQALPAGFSTNDIQ, encoded by the coding sequence GTGAGATCGAGTCGATTTCGCCGGATCGCCGCGACGGCGGCCGGCTTCATGTGCGCGTGGCTTGCCGCGCCCGCCCAAGCAGGCCTTGGCGGCGCGCCGATGACCCCGCCCGCCGCGGACACCGCCGCGACCGTGCGATCGATGCAACGCAGCCTCCACGCGGCGGGCGGCGCCGCGACGGTCGCCGTCGGCTACACGGTGCGCGAAACGACGCTCGGCTCGGGCACGGTCGTGCGCGAGTATGTGTCGACGGCGGGCACCGTGTTCGCGCTGTCGTGGCAAGGCCCGGTCACGCCGAATCTGTCCGATCTGCTCGGCACCTATTTTCCGCAGTACGAGGCAGGCGTGAAGGCGTCGCGCGCCGCGCGCGGGCCGCGCGCGCCCGCCGCGATCGACACGGGCGGGCTCGTCGTCCACACGGGCGGCCACATGGGCTCGTACTCCGGTCAGGCGTGGCTGCCGCAGGCGCTGCCGGCCGGCTTCTCCACCAACGACATCCAGTGA
- a CDS encoding VOC family protein, translating to MTARVQRITPFLWFDGNAEEAATFYVSVFDNARLTRVARYGKEGAQASGQGEGAVMTVAFELDGQGFVALNGGPVFQFNPAVSFVVNCTTQDEIDYYWRRLSEGGDESAQQCGWLRDRFGLSWQIVPVQLPELLTGDDPAKASRTMQALMRMKKIDLGALQRAAAG from the coding sequence ATGACGGCACGCGTGCAGCGCATCACCCCGTTCCTCTGGTTCGACGGCAACGCCGAGGAGGCGGCGACGTTCTACGTATCGGTGTTCGACAACGCAAGGCTCACGCGCGTCGCCCGCTACGGCAAGGAGGGCGCGCAGGCGTCCGGGCAGGGCGAGGGCGCCGTGATGACGGTCGCCTTCGAGCTGGACGGCCAGGGCTTCGTCGCGCTGAACGGCGGCCCCGTGTTCCAGTTCAATCCGGCCGTGTCGTTCGTCGTCAACTGCACGACGCAGGACGAGATCGACTACTACTGGCGCCGGTTGTCCGAAGGCGGCGACGAAAGCGCGCAGCAGTGCGGCTGGCTCAGGGACCGCTTCGGTCTGTCGTGGCAGATCGTGCCCGTGCAGTTGCCGGAACTGCTGACGGGCGACGATCCGGCGAAGGCGTCGCGCACGATGCAGGCGTTGATGCGGATGAAGAAGATCGATCTCGGCGCGCTGCAGCGCGCCGCGGCGGGCTGA
- the cheD gene encoding chemoreceptor glutamine deamidase CheD, with amino-acid sequence MSGLPIATNLYFDAHFHRRGVKLLPNEFYTTREDMVLVTVLGSCVAACLHDPIARIGGMNHFMLPDDGADPSAAASESMRYGAYAMEVLINELIKAGGRRERFEAKVFGGAAVLAGMTTINIGDRNADFVRRYLALERIRITAEDLQGVHPRKVAFMPHTGQAMVKKLRVQAPDVAEREAALAREAAGPRGERAARARPRVELFGTPAPKAQATPRIELFGTRATQPATRKQEA; translated from the coding sequence ATGAGCGGGCTGCCGATCGCGACCAATCTTTATTTCGACGCGCACTTTCACCGCCGCGGCGTGAAGCTGCTGCCCAACGAGTTCTACACGACGCGCGAGGACATGGTCCTCGTTACCGTGCTCGGCTCGTGCGTCGCCGCGTGCCTGCACGATCCGATCGCGCGGATCGGCGGGATGAACCATTTCATGCTGCCGGACGACGGCGCGGACCCGTCCGCCGCCGCGTCCGAATCGATGCGTTACGGCGCGTACGCGATGGAAGTGCTGATCAACGAACTCATCAAGGCGGGCGGGCGCCGCGAGCGCTTCGAGGCGAAGGTGTTCGGCGGCGCGGCCGTGCTCGCGGGGATGACGACGATCAACATCGGCGATCGCAACGCCGATTTCGTGCGCCGCTATCTGGCGCTGGAGCGCATCCGCATCACCGCCGAGGATCTGCAGGGCGTGCATCCGCGCAAGGTCGCGTTCATGCCGCATACGGGGCAGGCGATGGTCAAGAAGCTGCGCGTGCAGGCGCCCGACGTGGCCGAGCGGGAAGCCGCGCTCGCGCGCGAGGCGGCCGGCCCGCGCGGCGAGCGTGCGGCCCGTGCGCGGCCGCGCGTTGAGCTGTTCGGCACGCCCGCGCCGAAGGCTCAGGCGACGCCTCGCATCGAATTGTTCGGTACGCGGGCCACGCAGCCCGCCACAAGAAAGCAGGAGGCTTGA
- the cheY gene encoding chemotaxis response regulator CheY, whose product MDKSMKILVVDDFPTMRRIVRNLLKELGYSNVDEAEDGLAGLARLRGGGYDFVISDWNMPNLDGLAMLKEIRADASLTHLPVLMVTAESKKENIIAAAQAGASGYVVKPFTAATLDEKLNKILEKMAKAGS is encoded by the coding sequence ATGGACAAGAGCATGAAGATTCTGGTGGTGGACGATTTTCCGACGATGCGTCGGATCGTCCGCAACTTGTTGAAAGAGCTGGGCTATTCGAACGTCGACGAGGCGGAGGACGGCCTGGCGGGCCTCGCGCGGCTGCGCGGCGGCGGCTACGACTTCGTGATCTCCGACTGGAACATGCCGAACCTCGACGGTCTCGCGATGTTGAAGGAGATCCGCGCGGACGCGTCGCTCACGCATCTGCCGGTGCTGATGGTGACAGCCGAATCGAAGAAGGAGAACATCATCGCGGCCGCGCAGGCGGGCGCGAGCGGCTATGTCGTGAAGCCGTTCACGGCGGCGACCCTCGACGAGAAGCTCAACAAGATCCTGGAAAAGATGGCGAAAGCGGGGAGCTGA